CCCATGCTCCCTCCTGGGCTGTTGCGGGTGTGGGACCCCGAGCGGGCCCGAAGTGCGGGCCCGTGCCATCCCTGTCTCAGATCCTGGCTTGTTCTGACCGTGAAGTTTCAGGGGGACGCAGAGTCGGTCCCCCGGGCACTGGGGCTGGGCTCCCGTGCCTGGTCCCGCAGCTCTGCAGTTGTGGCGAAGTTCTTGAGTATCGCTGTGGCTTTCTTCGGGCCTGCGGGCCGGCTGCAAGCTACCCACTGGCGGGCCTTAGGGGGGAGGACGCTAAGCAGTTGCTCCAGGACCACCTGATCGACGatccccttctctcccttcatTGTGGGCCGCAGCCAGCGATAGGTGGCGTCGCGCAGAGCGTTGACCAGGGTCCTGGGCCGATCGGCCTTCCGGTAGGGGATGGCTCGAAACTTCTGCTGGTAGGAGTCCGGAGTGACCTCATAGCGGTCGAGGATGGCCGCTGTCAACAACCAGTAGTCCACGCTCTCCTCTTTCGGTAGGGCCTTCAGGGCAGCTTGTGCCTCCTCCTTCAGATAGGGCCCGAGGATGAAGGCTCACTGGGCCTGGGGCCACTGGGCGGCTACGGCTGTCTGCTCGAAGGCCTTCAGGTAGGCATCGATTTCATCACTCTCGCCCAGTTTTGTCAGCTGAAAGGGAgccccgcgggggggggggcgtgtggaGGCACCCTTGGGCCCCCGCCTTGGGCATGGGCCAGCCCTCGGAGGAGCGTCGCCGGGGACTCCAGTTGCTGTGCTGTCAGGTCATGGAGGAGCCGTACCTGTTGCTCGGCCATCCATTGCCCCAGCTGGCTCagctccaccccttctcccatgtccctgcccccagggtCATTCCCACCACCTGTGCCAGGTGTGGCCACGCCTGCTGGCCCCACCGGCCTCCAGGCCATTGGTTAGCTGGCCTGGGCCTCCTCTCCtcctacctgctgctgctgcccgccCCCTCCCAGACAAGCAGCTGGGCCAACCCCTCCTGGGCGGGGCGGCCTCTGGTCGAACGGCCGGCCAATCCGTGCTGGCTCCGTCCTCCTTGCCCCGTCTCCCGCAGGCGATGCACCTGTTGCCCGGGGGTGCCTGCGCCGGTGTTCTGCTGTGCTGCGCTGCCGCAGGTGGCCTTTCTTCGCCCTCCCCGCAGCCTCCGTCCTGGCCATGGCCCTGCCAGCGGATCTGTGGGTCGGGTTGCCGCCTCACTATCTGGCCGCTCGTCCGTCTCCCTGCGGCCCGCAGCAACGGTGCGGCGTGGTCAGCAAGCTCTCGCTGCGGCGTCGGGCCTGTAGCTGGGCTGCGGGGTGTGGCCACGGCtgcgtcgtcgtcgtcatcggcCCCCGTACCGGGGTGAGTGCAGGGTGGTGGGCTGCTCCCGGCGGGGGCGGGTGGGGGCAGGGCCAGTCCGAGGGCGTGGGGTCACTCCTCGGACAGTCTACATTCAAGCAGAGATCATCAACTTGAAGCCACAAGAGTCATCTATGTCCCATAGCCTTACCTGAATCCAAACTGAAATGGGTTCAGAGCACCAGAGTTAACCAAGAAtccctggagttggtcagctactgctctttcaatcactttgcccagaaagggcagattggagattgggcgataattggccacgtcatttttgtctagggatggtttgtTAAGTAGCAGGCTGAGGGAGGGTGCCCTGAGTTGGTGACTGATTTATGGTAGATCTCAAgggttcatttatgtggtcttaCATGATTTAACAGTCAAGAAGGGAAAGGATTCAGcatacaagtagtggccttcacagataccAGGATCTTGTCAACATTCTTCATTGTAACTGAGTCAAAGTGATCCATACATGAGCTAGCCGGTGTATGAAGCATTTCCTCCACCTCGCCTGTATTagagctggcatccagatcagagtgcaTTTATGCTATTTTATTGGCAAAAAACGTTGCAGAAGCATCACAACTAATTGTCTGTTTTTGAGTTTGTAAAGGTTTAGATTAGGAGTTAGAAGATATTGAGATACcttgaactagctgatgcaatggttgcagagacgtagcatttctttgctgctctcattgCAAATTCATAAGTCTTTCAGTgagctctgtagcatgctctgtCAAATTCAGTGagagttttccaccagcatctttctagatgtctttctGTCCTCTTTAGATCACCCTGTCATAAACCACAGGCCAGCTTCTCTCCCAAAGGTTGGTGAGGGTGTCGAGGAGCAatgttatctttttttttataattttttttatttttcataactacaaaacactacacaagactatcacaaggaaaggggagagggaaggaacaaaggggggtggaaaaagaaaaggggaggggaatgaactacaaacactaaacactacacttcagtgtttcccttcatactgtcataatacaaaaatagctccataggataatgatggagtggttaatcatacagagaataaacatttcaaattctgattaaactttcctcccccttctaggtcccggacgcagttctctctgtgcaactgctgttgcggtgctctcctcctcctcccccccctccggctcctccttttcttcgttcttggtgcagcagagttctgggtttttattctcaaaatcctttagttgatcttctgataatatcttataggcctgatctttatatctgaaccatattccttccgggaataaccatttgtactttattccatggtccctcagaagagctgcaaactttttatatttaaaacgccgtttccggactagaaatggaacgtccttcaaaatcttgactttcaaacccataaagtccaaatccgcattgtatgagttatataggatggtgtcccgaatctttttagatgaaaagtcaataatgatctcacgaggcaactgtcgctttgttgcatattttgaagaagcccgacggacctccaaaatggcgcttttaacctcttctttagtcgtcctcgcgggtatcgccaatagttccgagaccacctcccacagatcctctttttcctcctctttcacgttttggagacgcaaaattgtctgcgttcgttccacctgtagcccgatcagctggttctccaccaacttcagctccttttttgtagccttcacaagtgacgcactttccagagcagacttttctgccccccccgctgctgccttaatggttttcacctcgctttcaattaagcccaccctttgatcagtttcgttcagcttgtcaacaaagggttttatagcttccaccaccgccctgcgcaccaactcttcgagcgactcccccttctgcaaggtagccgagattgacttaccgagagcggaactttgcttctttgctgccattttgggggggggcgccaactaaattctggaactcaacgaaggggaagagcgagtcttcttcagatcaacctctccttcacaaacgcttgtagaacagaagggattcgcttgtttacaggcttccgcctgtttcttttacttaccgtttctcgttgcccggcggcactcgaggcgccgcgcacgtctgccggcctccatagggacaaacgggcaattccccccccgcattgatttcggggagttcttcccgccgcgtcccggaccctggctccctccctgggagtcctgggggctaatccttgcggatcagctgcccggtcagggtgcccggtcgtttcctcccggaccagccgagaggagcgtccggcatggctgagaaaacgaaaccgaatcgaggaGCAATGTTATCAATTGCTTCAAGGAACTTCTTATTGCAGCCTAAATagtttggaatcctaaaatcccctggggcattttggaatctagaaggatccatgagcctttgtgggtgaaccATTTTAATGGGTTCTCCCCTTTtgaggggtgttggggccatatatATCCTTTAGCAGATAATAGTCAGGCTGAATCTGCAAGCCTGAAACAAGACCTTCCTTCAAAAGCTCAGTGCAAAATAGTAAGTCCAAAATGTGGCCTTTTTCACACGTGGAGCATGtcattatttgagagaggccaGGGAAGCTgtaaattagacatgggcacgaacggaaaaaaaaccctgaacaccctgtgtGACGTTTGGTGCCGTTCACAaataatgaacaacgaacacgaactgttcctggacatgttcattgttcgttgtttgtgagggccagaaccacccccacccccaaaaccgCACTTAGCCTCCCTCCCTtcaaacccacttacttggccctttaaagatgcctttaaactataagctggcaggctgcagggggggaattccccctgctgactgccagctgcTAGTTTAAAGGGCCGGAAGAACAGTCGCACAGctaggctgcctgcccagtgcgagagaggtggggagattcttcctgtccctctcacacccgggagaaccttcccaatgtccgatcccctccaaatttgcaggggatatagttgttactgtcctctgaagcaccccccccccagtttcagagagattgcaccccagggaaggcatgatccatggctctccccctttagtcctcactgtcctctgaagacgctcccagtttcagagagattacaccccaggaaaggcatccccctttgctgtcagtttctgttcacagtggcaaaaacggaactgcctgttggaaggcagccactttgaggggttacaaactgaccttcccaatgtccaatacccaccagatttgcaggggacatagttctcactgtcctccgaagaccccccaagtttcagagagattgcaccccaggaaaggcatgatgcatgggtctccccctttgttgtcattttctcttaacagtggcaaaaatgagactctgctggaagtactttgaagggttaaagccagaagggaagccagaaggagttcagacagagtttagtccctccctcctgccgGTTGCTGAGGGGAttcattgcagcaggtgccagactgtctggcttgtcaaacagctgccaaaggcaacaaacaaggcttttaacgaccacctgttcgtttaggatggagcctcacgaacagcttgcttgtgaacagcagattgggctgttagtgggtttttttttttgtaatgctgtttgtgcccatgtctactacaaATTCCTGGGCCCACCCTGATGCAGAACATTCAGCATGGTTGTTGAAGTCAATCAGAACAATTAGTTGAGGCATCTGCAACTCTACACCTGAGAGCACCTCTGAGAATGCGCTCAGTTTTTTAATGTTAATGGGCAAGGGACACATAGGACACAGCAGCAGCAtgtggtgtgcatgtgtgtgtgggtgcTCAATCATTTCTGAGCAAGGGCAACACTCGACCAATCAAGAACTTGGAATTTTAGCCGCAGTGCCTTAAAAGGTCCACATACATTCTTAAACTTGTTCAAGTGCTAATTACAGGCCTGTATGTTTGGGCTGAATTTGGAGCCTGGCCTCTGGCAAATAACATCAGCATCAGCCCATCCATGTCCTTGCACTTGTCTTCTCAGAGTTCAGTTTTATCATGTCTTCTTAGCTGCTAAACCCATATAAACATCTATTGCTCCTGAGATGTTCCAGTCATTTCCTTTTATTGTGCAGTTTCCTCCTCTAGGCGAGGAATGTTTTCTGTTGTTGCCTTTCAGCAGATACTGAAAAGGTGGGTTGGAAGATCAACTCTTAGCAGAAGCCATCTTTGGCTGACCATGTATCTTCTAATGAACAATTCGATTGGAAGGGATGGAGCCATGTTGGTAGCTGCCGTTTTGAAAGGGCAAGAGCCAGTTAATATGAATTTCAGAAGTTTCATGAATGTAAATGTGTATTTCTGTGCGGGAATCAAAACACATAACTAGGATTAccaactacaactgatctccagagatcagttccccctggaggaaatgcctgctttggagggctgCTGTGGCTGATACTGTataccaggcctttttttcagccagaactcaccggaacactgttccagaACCTCTAAAAAATGATCACGTGGGTGGTGGCCTCCAGTGCTGCCCTCTGTTCAGCAGTAGCATTAGCAGCACAGAGCTGGAGTGACTTAAGTTGGAGGCCCCGAGCTTCAATTCACTGCAGCCTCGATTCCCCCAGCCCAGCTGTGAGTACGCTCTTCCTCCTTGTTCCTTACAtgtgctccccttccccacctccGCACCAGGCTGCACCAAGCTGGGAACTTGCTTAGCCGTGTTCCCGGGGATTGTGAGGGGATGGCAGGGCCTGCCCAGCCATCCCCTCACTATCACCGGCCACAGCAGCTAAGTGAGTCCCTGGCTTGGTGAGACCTGGTGCGGAGATAGGCCGCACCAAACCAGGGACTCAAGTAGCTGCCGTGGCCGGGGATAGTGAGGGGACGGCAGGGCACTGGAAGAAAAGAGAACAGTGGAGGCTGCTTTGGGGTATTTTTTAATACTAGATtaatttttgggggtggggacgctgtaaactgctttggggtaTTTTTTTATTGCTAGATTAATTTTGTCAGGGGGAGGAAAAGAGAAGAAcagtggaagctgctttggggtaTTTTTTAATGCTAGATTATTTTGTAGGGGCTGGGGGGAAGAAGAGAacattaaaaactgcttttttaagATAGATTAATTTGGGGGGGCatgaaagaggagaaaaatgtaagtTGGCATTTTTTAATGTTAGATTAATTTGGGGGGGTGAAGGAAAGAGGAGAACAGTGGAGGCAACTTTGGGGTATTTTTTAATGCTAGATTAAttttggaggggggagaggagaatagTGGAAGCTGCTTTGGAGTATTTTTTAATGCTAGATTATTTTGGAGGGGCTGGGGGgaagaggagaacagtgtaaacTGTTCAAAGCAGTGTAAACTGCTTTGTGGTATTTTTTATGCTAGAAAATATGCTAGATTAAtttgggcggggggaggaaagaagagaacagtgtaagccgctttggggcatttttatgctacattaaatttctgtgtgtgttgtgtgtttgtgtgtatgtatgttcGTGTTAGTTATCAACATTGCAGAATACCAAAACATTAAACTTTGAAGAACAGATACATGGGTAAATACAGAAACCAACCACATCCTATTCAGCAAGTATTCCTTGAGAAAATAGAATGGTGATGGTAGGGCTGCCCTTGTATCAACAGACTGTGTATGTGATATTGACTATTCCCCTGGGAAGTTCTTGTTGAACATTAATATGTTTCCCTTATCAACTTGACCTTGCACTGAATAATAAGAGAGCCAGTGTAATGTACTGGTTAAAGTGTCAAACCAGGAGAACCCAGTTTGTATTCCTACTTTGCCATGGATGCCAGTTGGGTGACTGTGTAGGCAGAAAGGCTTTTTATGGCTGGTTCTTTTTTAAGTGTCAATGTTAATGAAACCACATCTATTTAAACAGCCACGGAAGGACAGTTTATACCAGGCTTGTGCAAGTCACAACACCAAGTGGAGCCCATTATGTACCTGGCAAGCCACAGCAATCCTCCTATTTCTGCAGTCCCAACCAGGCAAAAGAAAAGCCAGGGGCTCCGTCCTGAACCCTTGGAGGGCTGCAATCAATGACTGTGGGCTGCAGGTTCTGCTTGCCTAGGATCAGTTATATGGGGGTGAAAAGTCATGACAGGACAATCGGATGCCTATAATTTCCCCATGGCAGCAAGTGCTTGAGAGTCTCTAATAATTATTTATACTTGTTTCTTTAAACTTCAGCTTTTTGAAGTGTTCTATAAAATTTCTAAAGAATATAAATTACTCTAAGCTGGTCAACTAGAATGGATGTCTTAGCACACCctatattttattttgcattCCAAGTGGAAAGAAATTTGCCAAGAACATGCTAACTCTGTGGTCTTGTGAACAATGCAATATTCAGTAAAAAGACCTCTCACCTAATATGATGGTTCCCTTCTGAATTTCAGGCTCATATGAGATATATAAACATAGCTGCTATTGAGTGTGCCTGATTAATTCAAATGCAAGCTAAAACTTCTCtacattttaggtgggtagccatcttagtgttcagtagaacagcaggattggagtccagtggctccttagagacagACAAGATTTTCAATCTTCTGGGGAGGGATGTCACTTTCGGAagcgatgtcacttcccagaagtgacgtcattgcttGTTTCCGGCAGTGTGCGCGCACATGAgatgatagagagttccaccacctcttttcccagaaaaaaagccctgctgtataCCATGGAGAACAGAatgacatcacatctctgctgagatcCCTTCCTTCCCGAGTTTCTGCCCTCCTTGGGCATCACtctaaaatttccaggaatttatgAAGCTGGAGTTGATAACCCTACTCAAGACAATTTGACTTCTGATGCAATAATGCCCTTGGGCATGTTCTATTCACATCACACACAAGAGAACTTCATTGTGGCTTGGGCTAAAAAGGCAACGATTAAAAAATCTCTTACAGTTGAATCTGAAACAGAATTATACAGTGTACAGCAGTGAAACCCTGTTTAGGACTGTCTGCACTGCTACTCTTTCACTTTTAAATGCACCTCTGAACCAAGCCACAAgtaacgaattacacttgcctggaaagtgaacagactcacgtgtattccaaCAAGTCCAAGAAGACTTGGATAGAGCACAACCATCTGTGCATGGAATGAGGGAGgatgagagagagacacacacacacacacacacacacacacacacacacacacacacacacacacacacacgagagtTGGTGGTGTGGTGTAACTGCTTAAGATAGCACTTTCATGACATGAAAGTAGGTTTCCAAGCTTGATGTCCTTGTAAAAATAATATTGGTCCCACATATTGCCGAACAAAAGCAATTACTGATTTTGTCTTATGGTAAGGTTATGATGATTTTTACTTCTTTTGTAATTCTTCTATTTGAAGTCAGACTTTTGAATTTGTAATTCTTTTATTTGAAGTCAGACTTTTGATCATTTTTGACCTGACAGATCATGTGCTTGCATCAGTTAACATCATGttccttttgggggtgggggtgtagacTTACTCATGTCATAAAACTGAAATATGAGACTACAGATAGTGAGGAAGCAGCACCCTTTATTCCAGAAAATGCAggttatttttattccatttccGACATTCTTGGAAGAAAACAAAGGAAAGCCAGATAGCATGCATTTTTATCTTTTAAGTTGTAAGTTTACTTTATAAGcatctgcttttaatttttttcccctgagaTACTCATTTATCATTTATAATTTGTGTGTGGGACTTGCTTAATTTCAGACTGCAGCCTCAATTCTTGGAAAGAGTCATTTTTGCAAAGAAGTGGCTGTAAAATATGACGCAAGACTCAGAGAGCGGGTAAGCATCAAAAACGTTTTTGGTGTTACATTTTTCTACAAAATTATGAAACCCCATTTACCACTTACAGAACCCCTGAGCCAAAGGTTTGTAGATTCTTCAGTGTGCACACATGGAGCTTgcagcaactcccccccccccctcaattctcTGCAATGCCAGAGAAAGTGTgcgtttgtttgtttaaaacatttcaacaccATCTTTCCATGCAGTTCAGAGTCCGCAAAGTGGGTCTTTGCAGGTGCTGTGTCTTGTTCAGAGCTCTCATGTGTGCAAGGGATCCCTAAACAGGATAATGGAAATATGCAGTGTAGGCCTGCCTGAGGCTGGATGGTGTGTTCTTGTTTAATGTAAACATTCTGAAGGGGGGAAGTCACCTATGCAAATAGTTCATGCATTGATTACAATTATCTTATACTTGGTCATTCGATGGGGCGCCATTGTTGCCTGCTCCAGTGGTCAGGAGTCTGGGAGTGatactggatgcctccttgtcaatggaggcccaggtctggttttttccatctttgacaggccaggcagcttgccccttgcctTTTGACCTAGGAcataacgacagtgatccatgcaacggtcacctccaggttggactactgtaacttgctctacgcagggttTCCCTTTGGTTTGACCTGGAAATGACAATGGGTCCAGAATACTGCTGCGCGTGTCCTCGCTGGTGTTCCATTTTGGACGCATATTAATCCCATCTTGCAGCAgatgcactggctccccgtggagttccagatAAAATTCAGTGTGTTGGTTTTAATCtctaaagcccttagcggacagGAACTGGCATACCTATGGAACCACCTCTCACTATATGTGCCCTAGAGAGTGCTGAGATCAGACAACAAACGTGTACTGATGGTTCcaggcttatgctacaaataagttggttagtcttaaaggtcctactggactctctaATAGATCTGAAGACTTCAGTAGATGTTTCAATTAGGCGCATTAAGCATATTAGCCATGCGACCCAATTGTGTTTAGTCAGAATCAAGTCCCCCTGTGTTTTTAGTATGCCCCTTTTAAGCACTGGGTGATGGTCCCAGTTGTGTTTGTACACTAATGTGTAAAATCGGAAGAACCTGTTTTAAtgcagtgtaccattttaacattGTTGTGGAATGCGACTTGAAACTGGTTCTTTGAACTTAAGCATAAGGGAGGGGAGGACTTGAATAACTCCTAAATAGGAATGCTAACAGATAAGAGTGCAACAGTAAGGattttgacacacacacccctttttccTGAACATGTTCCGTCAggattcaggaaggcttttatcTCAAGGGATAACAAATGTATGAGACACTCTGATGCTGGGAAATGAACTGCAGACTGGAAGGAAATACAGAGGGTTAAAAACCTCTCATCCTTTTCATACTAGATTTGCTGTTAAAAGGTTAAGAGGGGCAAAAAGAGGCAGGCTCTTCAGCGCCGCTATAGGAAGGGAACAGCTGTATGTTGCATAGCTGGTTTGGAAGCCAAATGTGTTGCAGAATGAAATTCTACATGGAAGGATTTGTGATAAACCCCCGTAGTTTAAACAAAtcaaaatggaaaaggaaaaacCAGCTTCACTTCAAGCCCGCACACCTTGGTAGCCTCTAAGCTGAAGGCAACCCACCAGCCATCTCCGGCAGCTTGCTGAGGCCTTCATAAGCCCGCTTAAGTTATTTTTGGCAGGCTGGGGGCTagtattgccctgacctggatggcccaggctaactcagtctcgtcagatctcagacgctaagcaggattggccttagttaggacttggatgagagactGCCATGGTAAtccagagtcactatgcagacaggcaatgacaaaccacctctgttagtctcttggctttcctatgggattgccataagtctcCTGctacttgatagcactttccaccaccaagggcTAGTTTACAGGGGTTTCTTCTATTATTTTGATGTTTTTAGGTTACAAGACATGAAGGGGCCCCTTCTCCCACATTTCCTGATTCTCAAGGTTGCAAAACTGTTCACCCATGGAAAATTTTCTCATCACTTTTGTTCATGGTCTCTAGGGACACATGGAAGAACATTTTCACTTTACTCCTTGAATTCTGTCCCTCAGGGTTCCATGAAATTCAGTGGGAGATTGTTGGAGTGAACCCTCCAGGGACAACAAATCCTGGTTGGGATGGAGCAAGAGCAAATTAATTGCTCATCTCTTTTTAATACGTGGCCACCTTAGCTGTGTGTCCCAGAGTCCCCCTTTTGCCTCGCAGTAGAAGAGATTCTAATTGTCTCCAGCACTTCAGACCCTTCCCTTGTGAAATTTTATCATGCACCTTGAGATTTATGATTTTTATTCTCTTAAAAATCTTGTACTATTGCATTTAAGAGACAagataaaaaataataaactttCTCCAGAGAGCAGGGTCCTCACCAGACTAGCTACCTAGTCTGGAGTTTGCTTGATTCATTTGCTCAGTTTTAGTTAAGACTATTGTGTGGTagttttaatgtctttttttctgatcggatttttaaaaatgcaattgtaACACGGTCTGTTTGGAACAATAGCCAATCACATAATGGATCAGTCTGAATGAATTGATTTCTTGTTAATCGGTTATTGTCTCAAACCAGCCTTCCTGGACTACTGTTTAAGTTTTAAGGCAGTGTTTTCCAAACATTTGATGcttaacctctctctctctctaagcaaAGGAACACAGAGGTTGACCTAGGTTTTTTTTGGGATACTTAATACATTCTGCATTTGATTTGTATCACTGTCAATGTaccattatttttaaaacagaaatatggAGTGGCAGAAGGGAGGCCGCTGAGTGACCTCAGGATCATGGCAAAAGCTGCTGGGGAGCAGTGTCCATCATTCACACCTCCTGGAGGAGAAACTCTAGAAGAAGTACAGTATTGCTTTGCTTCATAATTTGTCCAGTCTACcttgtattgttgttgttgttactaccaCCATCAACATTAATGACAGATACAGACCAGAGTCCTTGATTAAGACATATAGGCAAAGACTCATCCTTCCCCCAAGGAGCCCACAGTCTAATTCTTAGTAGTGAAGGAAAGgcaaaggaagggaagaaagaagtACCAAATGTTGAGGAAATGTTCTGCTCTCCTGACATGTGGGCTCAGTAGAAATGAGATCAACCTGAAGAGCCCAGACTAGCCCAAGACCATCAGAACTTGGAAGATAGCAGGGCCTGCcctggttagtcattggatgggagaccaccaaggaagacaaatGTTGCTATGCAAAGAAAGGTAATAGCTAACTATCTCTGTTCATGAAAACACCATGTGgaatcaccataagttggttgtaacttgatggcacttaattattattattaggacCGAAACAGTATGTCAGTCAAGTCCACTGAGAGCTTAGAAGGTAAAGGACAAGGAGTTCATGCTGTATACAGGAGGGGACAGGAGGCCGAAGCAGGGTTTGTTTGTGTGAGTTCTTTGGGCAAGCGGTTTCAATGCCTCATAATTTTGTTGTTCCACTTCACTGCAGGTAAAAGCACGCAGCAAGGATTTTTTTGCAGATCTTTGTCATCTTATTGTTGGGGAAGCGTGTCAGGAAAAACAAGCTACGGAAAAGACAACAGAAAAGGACACAGAAAGAGCAGGAGAAAGTTCTAATACCTGGTTGACAAACCACCACAGGTGCCTGGaatttcattccagtcccacggAATGTCCTGAAGAGCTGGCTGCCAATGTACTGGTTGTGAGTCACGGGGCATACATGAGGAACTGGATGAGCTATTTTGTATCAGACCTAGAATGTACTTTGCCAGCCACTTTGACAAAGACTGAGCTCTCTTCTGTGAGTCCCAATACTGGTATTAGTCAGTTTCTTATAAAACTTGAGAACAGAGATAACATTAAGCCTAAAATCCAGTGCATTTTTCTGAACAGAGTTGATCATTTAGGTGATGTGG
The window above is part of the Eublepharis macularius isolate TG4126 chromosome 16, MPM_Emac_v1.0, whole genome shotgun sequence genome. Proteins encoded here:
- the TIGAR gene encoding fructose-2,6-bisphosphatase TIGAR; its protein translation is MVTFGLTVVRHGETRYNKEKILQGQGVDEPLSEMGFRQASAAGLFLSDVKFTHVFSSDLLRAKQTAASILGKSHFCKEVAVKYDARLRERKYGVAEGRPLSDLRIMAKAAGEQCPSFTPPGGETLEEVKARSKDFFADLCHLIVGEACQEKQATEKTTEKDTERAGESSNTWLTNHHRCLEFHSSPTECPEELAANVLVVSHGAYMRNWMSYFVSDLECTLPATLTKTELSSVSPNTGISQFLIKLENRDNIKPKIQCIFLNRVDHLGDVAAENL